From Candidatus Eremiobacterota bacterium, one genomic window encodes:
- a CDS encoding NAD(P)-dependent oxidoreductase — MSKSILVTGGAGYLGSVLCEHLLAAGFSVRVLDSLMHGQGSLFHLCAHKNFDFVHGDARNEKILAECLRHADVIIPLAALVGAPACDRDPFFARSVNYEAICLINRLRSPQQLVVYPTTNSGYGTKTGDTFCTEETPLEPISLYGQTKVDAEKELLSSSNVITLRLATVFGMSARMRLDLLVNDFVYRALTDRYLVIFEKDFKRNYIHIRDVADCFIHCITHFEKMAGRPYNAGLEEANLSKEELALRIKEVLPGLYLHFSEVGSDPDKRNYVVSNRRLREAGFEAKRSLEDGIRELVKGYRMMKAGPYRNA, encoded by the coding sequence ATGAGCAAAAGTATTCTTGTCACCGGTGGCGCCGGCTACCTCGGCTCGGTGCTCTGCGAGCATCTTCTGGCTGCAGGTTTCTCCGTCAGGGTGCTGGATAGCCTCATGCACGGCCAGGGGAGCCTCTTTCACCTCTGCGCCCATAAGAACTTCGACTTTGTGCATGGTGATGCGCGCAACGAGAAGATCCTTGCCGAATGCCTCAGGCATGCCGATGTGATCATTCCCCTCGCGGCCCTCGTGGGTGCCCCCGCATGCGACAGGGATCCTTTCTTTGCCCGCAGCGTCAATTACGAGGCGATCTGCCTCATCAACAGGCTCCGCTCGCCGCAGCAGCTCGTCGTCTATCCCACGACCAACAGCGGCTACGGCACGAAAACAGGCGATACCTTCTGCACCGAGGAGACTCCCCTCGAGCCCATCTCCCTTTACGGGCAGACAAAAGTCGATGCCGAGAAGGAGCTCCTCTCGAGCAGCAACGTCATCACCCTCAGGCTTGCCACCGTGTTCGGCATGTCAGCGCGCATGAGGCTCGATCTGCTGGTGAACGATTTTGTGTACCGGGCCCTCACGGACCGTTACCTTGTCATCTTTGAAAAGGATTTCAAGCGCAACTATATCCATATCAGGGATGTGGCCGACTGCTTCATCCACTGCATCACCCATTTCGAGAAGATGGCAGGACGGCCTTACAACGCGGGGCTTGAAGAGGCCAACCTCTCAAAGGAGGAGCTGGCTCTCAGGATAAAAGAGGTGCTCCCCGGGCTTTACCTCCACTTCTCAGAAGTGGGAAGCGACCCCGACAAGAGAAACTACGTGGTGAGCAACAGGAGGCTCAGGGAGGCGGGCTTTGAGGCGAAGCGCTCCCTTGAGGATGGCATCAGGGAGCTTGTCAAGGGCTACAGGATGATGAAGGCCGGCCCTTACCGGAACGCGTGA